A part of Microbulbifer sp. MI-G genomic DNA contains:
- a CDS encoding VWA domain-containing protein: protein MNMPDLLQSFHFLRPYWLWLLIPAALLCWGLWKTVLNSAQLQKVIDADLLPHLLLRGGAKRPWLFALVFALMAAMILALAGPTWRKLPTPIYSNQDALVILLDLSPSMMATDLSPNRLTRARLKVLDILRERKDGLTALVAYAGEAHVVTPLTEDTATIANLVPALSPSVMPVPGSNIEMGVETGIRLLKDGAAGRGQLLAVTDGIDPMALDTVAKSLADANVALNILAVGSGEGSPIPRGTSGGFVTDREGAIVISNFNPRALRNLARSSGGRYARIAVSDSDIDHLLPQSGRPQQAQLTEREFDQWRDEGPLLILLILPLAALLFRRGTLACTLPLVLLVGLPNESRAFDWKDLWQRKDQQGQQLLAEGEPAEAAETFRNPQWRGTANYRAGDYAAAQEDFALSNDPQGLYNLGNSLVQQGDYNRAIEAYDRALQQAPQFTDAEHNRRIAKQLQELQKPPQQQESKEQQGQQQEQQQSANQQQSQQQQQGDNRQSADREERSSGQEPGQEQKREQSSSQETSSAEPQEKEQPSPKAQQIGEEQNQDGDQEPAETGIRESDLDPETQQALDQWLRQIPDDPAGLMREKFKYESLQRRRAYRSGEWEPPENGATQRW, encoded by the coding sequence ATGAATATGCCAGACTTACTACAGTCCTTTCACTTTCTGCGCCCCTACTGGCTGTGGCTGCTGATACCGGCCGCACTGCTTTGCTGGGGGCTCTGGAAGACCGTTCTCAACAGCGCACAACTGCAAAAAGTGATTGATGCAGACCTGTTACCGCACCTATTGTTGCGTGGAGGGGCCAAACGCCCCTGGCTGTTTGCACTGGTTTTTGCCCTGATGGCCGCGATGATTCTCGCCCTGGCCGGCCCCACCTGGCGGAAACTGCCCACACCGATATACAGCAATCAGGACGCCCTGGTAATTTTGCTGGACCTGTCCCCCTCCATGATGGCGACAGATCTCTCCCCCAACCGTCTCACGCGCGCGCGGCTGAAAGTCCTGGATATTCTGCGAGAACGCAAGGACGGATTGACGGCTCTGGTGGCCTATGCCGGCGAGGCCCACGTAGTGACACCGCTCACCGAGGATACTGCCACCATTGCCAACCTGGTTCCCGCACTCTCCCCCTCTGTGATGCCGGTACCCGGCAGCAATATTGAAATGGGCGTGGAAACCGGCATTCGCCTTCTGAAAGACGGGGCTGCCGGCCGCGGTCAGCTTCTCGCGGTAACAGACGGTATTGACCCAATGGCCCTGGATACCGTGGCCAAGTCGCTTGCCGATGCCAATGTAGCGCTCAATATTCTCGCCGTGGGCAGTGGCGAGGGGAGCCCAATACCCCGGGGTACCAGCGGTGGCTTTGTCACAGACAGGGAAGGGGCGATTGTGATATCCAATTTCAATCCCCGTGCACTGCGTAACCTCGCCAGAAGCAGTGGCGGCCGCTATGCAAGGATTGCCGTAAGCGACAGCGATATCGATCATTTGTTACCACAATCCGGGCGCCCACAGCAGGCGCAACTAACCGAGAGAGAGTTCGATCAGTGGCGCGATGAAGGCCCTTTGCTGATTCTGCTGATCCTGCCCCTTGCCGCCCTTCTATTCCGCCGCGGCACACTGGCCTGCACCCTGCCCCTGGTCCTGCTTGTGGGTCTGCCCAATGAGAGCCGGGCTTTCGATTGGAAAGATCTCTGGCAGCGCAAGGACCAACAGGGTCAGCAACTGCTTGCCGAGGGTGAGCCTGCGGAGGCGGCAGAGACATTCAGGAACCCCCAGTGGCGGGGCACTGCCAACTATCGCGCCGGTGACTATGCCGCAGCCCAGGAGGATTTTGCCCTCAGCAATGATCCTCAAGGTCTCTACAACCTGGGCAATAGCCTGGTTCAGCAAGGGGATTACAACAGGGCCATTGAAGCCTACGACCGCGCCCTGCAACAAGCTCCACAATTCACCGACGCTGAACACAATCGGCGCATTGCCAAACAATTGCAGGAGCTGCAAAAACCCCCACAGCAGCAGGAATCAAAAGAACAACAGGGACAACAACAAGAACAGCAGCAATCGGCCAACCAACAACAGAGCCAGCAACAGCAGCAGGGCGACAACCGGCAATCCGCTGACCGTGAAGAGCGCTCCTCCGGGCAGGAGCCCGGTCAGGAACAAAAGCGGGAACAATCTTCCTCGCAGGAAACCTCCAGTGCCGAGCCACAGGAAAAAGAACAGCCATCTCCAAAAGCGCAACAGATTGGGGAAGAACAGAATCAGGATGGGGACCAGGAACCTGCTGAAACAGGTATCCGGGAATCTGACCTGGACCCGGAAACTCAACAGGCATTGGACCAGTGGCTACGGCAGATCCCCGACGACCCCGCGGGCCTGATGCGCGAAAAATTCAAATATGAAAGTCTGCAAAGGCGTCGCGCTTATCGCAGCGGCGAGTGGGAGCCCCCGGAAAATGGCGCCACTCAAAGATGGTAG
- a CDS encoding NAD-glutamate dehydrogenase, which yields MATVITNSREELVAQICELIRDKLASEAEPVVAFAQQFLHQYPLEDLAGRRLVDVYGCIYSWWNFIQQRPSDLPKVWIFNPRLEDDGWECTHTVIGLLQRDMPFLVDSVRMEVNRRNTVIHSIKSTVLHLERNSSGKLKHLLPAPGMSPDLSYEHLSTRRSKPGKGGGKRVEALIYIEVDRDTSAEFASGLTATLKEILGEVELVVDDYAPLLETCSQMEGQLQTGLSEDDTNLLEACAFLQWMRDGNFTFLGYREYEFSQVDDKKILSEMEDRRLGIFKKLQETAAPMPETAFSEGKQRFYQGPNYLTFAKSSVKSRVHRSAYSDYVMIKRYSAEGEVIGESAFMGLYTSPVYTESPAKIPIIRRKMASIIEYSGLTGHGHDGKALRRILDTLPRDELFQGSTQELFDVVMGVLSLNERAQIRLFMRRDPFGKFVTATVYVPREQFSSSVRELICSHISRAIKARDSDFTTFFSESILARVHFVFRVSPEEPVDIDVALLEAQIVDITRSWEDVFQRSLIESSGEEEGNRLFRIYGRAFPAGYREDFEPRIAVQDVTAIQGLDEHNRVAMSFYQPAGAAQGSLRFKVFNWGSGLTLSDIIPVLENLGLRVIGEFPYTIRPCGGTDVWMHEFYLEFGLATKIDAQASRNLFQDAFSAIWSQTAESDAFNRLVLAARLNWREVSMLRAYARYLKQTTFSASQDYIAATLASHVEITRNLVALFRALFDPRLSSGKQEQTRVERLIIKIHDGLDGVENLNEDLVLRRYLELLLATLRTNFFQSDAEGRSRDYISIKFSPRDIPGIPEPRPEFEIFVYSPRVEGVHLRGSKVARGGLRWSDRLEDFRTEVLGLVKAQAVKNAVIVPSGAKGGFVIRRPPAGGSGEAVLEAGIACYKTFIRGLLDITDNLRDGEIVPPPLVVRRDEDDPYLVVAADKGTASFSDIANGIAKDYGFWLGDAFASGGSQGYDHKKMGITARGAWVSVQRHFREMGVDVQKEDFSVIGIGDMGGDVFGNGMLLSEHIRLKAAFNHMHIFIDPDPDASSSFAERKRLFDLPRSSWRDYNRELISEGGGVFERRVKAIRISPQMKSTFDIQEDQLTPNALISALLRAPVDLIWNGGIGTYVKAATESDGEVGDKSNDHLRINGRELRARVFGEGGNLGMTQRGRIEYALNGGRCNTDFIDNAAGVDCSDHEVNIKILLDRVVASGDLTDKQRNQLLDGMTHSVSDLVLRNNYDQTRALSIAEYQVSNRLDEYRRTINGLEDDGRLNRALEFIPDNEQISERLHKGQCLTRPELSVLISYVKVQLKEALQGSEITDNPQVRRAAESAFPAELVAQYQDQIYSHPLLRQIVATQVANEMVNSMGITFYNRISTATGGNIDDVAAAYVSARDVYSMREFQEQVVLLDYKVPAELQTELLNSMIGRVRRATRWFLRNRRSDLEPAHNCALFQEPVQRVIQALPKILSGDPLSEWEQRYQKLLEAGVPEPLALLSASPTYLYSALGISASARVSGKSVEEVAIVYFRLSDALNLHWFGNLIVDLPVDSFWQAQARETSMDDLDNQLSTLAVNILRLASGEKLDVDTAMKRWSAIMGPAIARWHTMIAELKAASMGDFAMFTVALRELMYLAQATADCESLEE from the coding sequence ATGGCGACGGTGATTACCAATAGCCGTGAAGAGTTGGTAGCACAAATTTGTGAGCTGATTCGCGATAAGCTGGCGAGTGAGGCCGAGCCAGTGGTGGCCTTTGCACAGCAGTTTCTTCACCAGTATCCGTTGGAAGACCTGGCGGGCCGACGACTTGTGGATGTGTACGGTTGCATCTACTCCTGGTGGAACTTTATTCAGCAGCGCCCCAGCGATCTTCCCAAGGTGTGGATCTTCAATCCGCGTCTGGAGGATGATGGCTGGGAATGTACCCATACGGTGATCGGGCTGTTGCAGCGGGATATGCCATTTCTGGTGGATTCCGTGCGAATGGAGGTCAATCGGAGAAATACCGTCATCCATTCCATCAAAAGTACGGTATTGCATCTTGAACGCAATAGCAGTGGTAAGTTGAAACATCTGCTTCCCGCCCCCGGAATGTCGCCGGATTTGTCCTACGAGCATCTCTCGACACGCAGGAGCAAACCTGGCAAAGGAGGGGGAAAGCGGGTCGAAGCCCTGATTTATATCGAGGTGGACCGCGACACCTCGGCGGAGTTCGCCTCTGGATTGACCGCTACCTTGAAAGAGATTCTGGGCGAGGTGGAATTGGTGGTAGATGATTACGCGCCTCTGCTCGAAACCTGCAGCCAGATGGAGGGCCAGTTACAGACCGGGCTTTCGGAAGACGACACCAATCTGCTGGAGGCATGCGCTTTCCTGCAGTGGATGCGCGATGGCAACTTTACTTTCCTGGGCTATCGGGAATACGAGTTCAGCCAGGTGGACGACAAGAAGATCCTGAGCGAGATGGAAGACCGGCGCCTGGGGATTTTCAAGAAGTTGCAGGAGACGGCTGCTCCCATGCCGGAGACCGCTTTCAGCGAGGGCAAGCAGCGCTTTTATCAGGGCCCCAATTATCTGACGTTCGCCAAATCCTCGGTAAAATCCCGTGTGCACCGCAGTGCCTATTCGGATTACGTGATGATCAAGCGCTATAGTGCGGAAGGCGAGGTCATCGGCGAGTCGGCGTTTATGGGGCTTTATACCTCCCCGGTGTATACAGAGAGCCCCGCCAAGATCCCGATTATCCGGCGCAAGATGGCGTCTATCATCGAGTACAGCGGTCTGACAGGCCACGGCCACGATGGCAAGGCGCTGCGCCGTATCCTCGACACCCTGCCCCGCGACGAACTGTTTCAGGGCAGCACACAGGAATTGTTCGACGTGGTGATGGGGGTGCTGAGCCTGAATGAACGCGCGCAGATCCGTCTGTTTATGCGCCGCGACCCGTTTGGCAAGTTTGTCACAGCGACGGTGTATGTGCCGCGGGAACAATTCAGCAGTAGCGTGCGTGAGCTGATTTGTTCCCATATAAGCCGAGCCATAAAGGCCAGGGATTCGGATTTCACCACCTTCTTCTCCGAATCCATTCTCGCGCGGGTGCATTTTGTCTTCCGCGTTTCACCTGAAGAACCTGTGGATATAGATGTAGCGCTGTTGGAGGCGCAGATTGTGGATATAACCCGCTCCTGGGAAGATGTATTTCAAAGATCGCTCATTGAAAGCAGTGGGGAGGAGGAAGGCAACCGGCTCTTTCGTATCTACGGGCGCGCTTTCCCGGCGGGCTATCGTGAAGATTTTGAACCGCGTATCGCGGTACAGGATGTCACCGCCATCCAGGGGTTGGATGAGCACAACCGCGTCGCCATGAGTTTCTACCAGCCTGCCGGTGCAGCCCAGGGCAGCCTCCGTTTCAAAGTCTTTAACTGGGGCAGTGGCCTGACCCTATCAGATATTATCCCGGTACTGGAGAACCTGGGTCTGCGGGTAATCGGTGAGTTCCCCTATACGATCCGCCCCTGTGGCGGCACCGATGTGTGGATGCACGAGTTTTACCTGGAGTTTGGCCTGGCCACCAAAATCGATGCCCAGGCTTCCCGCAACCTGTTCCAGGATGCCTTCTCGGCTATCTGGAGCCAGACCGCCGAGAGCGACGCCTTTAACCGCCTGGTATTGGCCGCCCGCTTGAACTGGCGTGAAGTATCCATGTTGCGCGCCTATGCCCGCTACCTGAAACAAACAACATTCAGTGCCAGCCAGGACTATATCGCAGCAACGCTGGCCAGTCATGTGGAGATTACCCGCAACCTGGTGGCGCTTTTCCGCGCGCTGTTTGATCCGCGCCTGAGCTCCGGCAAGCAGGAGCAGACCCGGGTTGAACGGTTGATTATTAAAATTCACGATGGATTGGATGGGGTCGAAAATCTCAATGAGGACCTGGTGCTGCGTCGCTACCTGGAATTGCTGCTGGCAACCCTGCGCACCAACTTTTTTCAGAGTGATGCCGAGGGGCGCTCCAGAGATTACATCTCAATCAAGTTCAGTCCGCGGGATATTCCAGGTATTCCCGAGCCACGCCCCGAGTTTGAGATTTTTGTCTACTCACCGCGTGTGGAAGGGGTGCACCTGCGCGGCAGTAAGGTGGCCCGGGGTGGCTTGCGCTGGTCGGACCGCCTGGAGGATTTCCGCACCGAGGTATTGGGGCTGGTGAAGGCCCAGGCGGTGAAAAATGCGGTCATCGTTCCCAGCGGTGCAAAAGGGGGGTTTGTGATACGTCGCCCGCCGGCGGGTGGCAGCGGCGAGGCTGTGCTGGAAGCGGGAATTGCCTGCTATAAAACCTTTATCCGCGGCCTGCTGGATATCACCGATAACCTGAGGGATGGTGAGATCGTCCCGCCACCATTGGTCGTGCGCCGGGATGAGGACGACCCCTACCTGGTGGTGGCGGCGGACAAGGGGACCGCCTCCTTCTCCGATATCGCCAATGGCATTGCCAAAGACTATGGTTTCTGGTTGGGCGATGCCTTTGCCTCCGGCGGCAGTCAGGGGTATGACCATAAGAAAATGGGGATTACCGCCCGTGGTGCCTGGGTATCTGTACAGAGACACTTCCGCGAAATGGGGGTGGATGTGCAGAAAGAGGATTTCTCCGTCATTGGTATCGGTGATATGGGTGGCGATGTTTTTGGGAATGGCATGCTGTTATCCGAACATATTCGTCTGAAAGCCGCCTTTAACCATATGCACATCTTTATTGATCCCGATCCGGATGCGTCCAGCAGTTTTGCGGAACGCAAGCGCCTGTTTGACCTGCCCCGCTCCAGTTGGAGAGATTACAACCGCGAGCTGATCTCCGAAGGCGGTGGCGTTTTCGAGCGCCGTGTCAAGGCGATCAGGATCTCCCCGCAGATGAAGAGCACCTTTGATATCCAAGAAGACCAACTCACGCCCAATGCGTTGATCAGTGCACTGCTGCGAGCGCCGGTGGATTTGATCTGGAATGGCGGCATTGGTACCTACGTCAAGGCCGCTACAGAATCCGATGGCGAAGTGGGGGACAAGTCCAATGACCATTTGCGAATCAATGGGCGTGAGCTGCGCGCGAGGGTCTTCGGTGAAGGGGGCAACCTGGGCATGACCCAGCGCGGTCGCATTGAATACGCTCTGAATGGCGGCCGCTGTAATACCGACTTTATCGACAATGCCGCCGGTGTGGATTGTTCCGACCACGAGGTGAATATCAAGATCCTTCTCGATCGGGTGGTGGCAAGTGGGGATCTCACCGACAAGCAGCGCAATCAGCTGTTGGATGGAATGACCCACTCCGTGAGCGATCTCGTACTGCGTAATAACTACGATCAGACCCGCGCATTAAGCATTGCTGAGTATCAGGTTTCCAACCGTCTGGATGAATACCGGCGCACCATTAATGGGCTGGAGGATGACGGCCGCCTCAATAGGGCACTGGAGTTTATCCCCGACAACGAACAGATTTCCGAGCGGCTGCACAAAGGGCAGTGCCTCACCCGTCCGGAATTGTCGGTTTTGATTTCCTATGTGAAAGTGCAGCTCAAAGAAGCGCTGCAAGGCTCAGAGATTACCGATAACCCCCAAGTGCGTCGGGCTGCCGAATCCGCCTTTCCCGCGGAGCTCGTGGCGCAATACCAGGACCAGATATACAGCCACCCGCTGTTGCGTCAGATTGTGGCCACCCAGGTGGCCAATGAAATGGTCAACAGTATGGGGATCACATTCTATAATCGCATCAGCACCGCCACCGGGGGGAATATCGATGATGTCGCAGCGGCCTATGTGAGTGCCCGCGATGTCTACAGCATGCGAGAGTTCCAGGAGCAGGTGGTTCTGCTCGACTACAAGGTACCGGCGGAACTGCAAACCGAGCTGCTGAATTCCATGATTGGCCGGGTGCGCCGTGCCACCCGCTGGTTTCTGCGCAATCGTCGCAGTGATTTGGAGCCGGCGCACAATTGTGCGTTGTTCCAGGAGCCGGTACAGCGCGTCATCCAGGCCCTGCCTAAAATCCTGAGCGGAGATCCACTCAGTGAGTGGGAGCAGCGTTACCAGAAGCTTTTGGAAGCGGGGGTGCCAGAGCCTCTGGCACTTCTGTCAGCCTCCCCAACTTATCTCTATTCGGCGCTTGGTATCTCCGCGTCGGCGCGGGTCAGTGGGAAGTCGGTGGAAGAGGTTGCCATCGTGTATTTTCGGCTTTCCGACGCGTTGAATCTGCACTGGTTCGGCAATCTGATTGTCGATCTGCCGGTCGACAGTTTCTGGCAGGCACAGGCCCGGGAAACCAGCATGGATGATCTGGACAACCAGCTCTCGACCCTTGCGGTCAACATTCTGCGCCTTGCCAGCGGGGAGAAATTGGATGTCGATACTGCGATGAAGCGATGGAGCGCTATTATGGGGCCTGCTATTGCGCGTTGGCACACGATGATTGCCGAGTTAAAAGCAGCCTCTATGGGTGATTTTGCGATGTTTACGGTGGCTTTGCGTGAGTTGATGTACCTGGCACAGGCTACCGCAGACTGCGAATCCCTGGAAGAATAA
- a CDS encoding AAA family ATPase, translating into MEANRNIRDRIVALGDWLEEQIIGQKTLVNRILIALLADGHLLVEGAPGLAKTKAIKTLGEAVEGDFHRVQFTPDLLPADITGTDIYRPETGEFHFQPGPVFHNLILADEINRAPAKVQSALLEAMAERQISVGRKTYPLPQLFLVMATQNPIEQEGTYPLPEAQLDRFLMQVNLAYPDAEAEAKILRLARSEASLGENRPDDVINQETIFQARKQILDMQMIEAVETYTVQLVIATREPMKYDRELASWLDFGASPRATIALDRCARARAWLAGRDYVTPDDVMDVAPDILRHRLLLSFEAEAAGINTGQVIERLLQQVPAI; encoded by the coding sequence ATGGAAGCAAACCGGAATATCAGAGATCGCATTGTCGCCCTGGGCGACTGGTTGGAAGAGCAGATTATCGGTCAGAAAACGCTGGTCAACCGCATATTGATCGCCCTGCTTGCAGACGGCCACCTGTTGGTGGAGGGCGCTCCGGGCCTGGCCAAAACCAAGGCGATTAAAACACTGGGCGAAGCTGTTGAGGGAGACTTCCATCGCGTTCAATTTACACCGGACCTGTTGCCGGCAGATATTACTGGTACTGATATTTACCGGCCGGAAACCGGTGAGTTCCACTTCCAGCCAGGGCCGGTCTTTCACAACCTGATCCTGGCCGATGAGATCAATCGCGCTCCCGCCAAAGTGCAGTCCGCACTGTTGGAGGCCATGGCAGAGCGACAAATCAGTGTAGGGCGGAAAACCTATCCGCTACCACAGTTATTCTTGGTGATGGCCACTCAAAACCCTATTGAGCAGGAGGGCACCTATCCTCTACCAGAGGCTCAGTTAGACCGATTCTTAATGCAGGTGAATCTTGCCTACCCGGATGCAGAGGCGGAAGCAAAAATTCTGCGTCTGGCCAGATCCGAGGCTAGCCTTGGCGAAAATCGCCCTGACGACGTGATCAATCAGGAGACCATCTTTCAGGCCCGCAAGCAAATTTTGGACATGCAGATGATTGAGGCAGTGGAAACCTACACTGTGCAACTTGTCATCGCCACGCGTGAGCCAATGAAGTATGACCGCGAGTTGGCGTCCTGGTTAGATTTTGGCGCCAGTCCCAGGGCAACCATTGCCTTGGATCGCTGTGCCCGCGCTCGAGCCTGGCTTGCCGGCCGTGATTATGTGACCCCAGACGACGTAATGGATGTGGCTCCCGATATTTTACGCCATCGCCTGTTGCTCAGTTTTGAAGCCGAAGCCGCCGGCATTAACACCGGCCAGGTAATAGAGCGATTGCTGCAGCAGGTTCCAGCCATTTGA
- a CDS encoding DUF4381 domain-containing protein, whose protein sequence is MLRGTKRQQTPAPSPQARELLAQLHDIREPASVSWWPPAPGWWLLAALISACLVGVCLGIVRRRIKARRNRYRVEAVALLRAVDTSQSTASAEMNEILKRVAVTSFGRMQCANLTGPQWLTFLQNTAPLPCPSDARQVLLEQLYRGTDDPEKNNVLREYAIGWVEQHGHPAQGMSSAEPNRETGRV, encoded by the coding sequence ATGCTGAGAGGGACCAAACGGCAACAAACACCAGCGCCTTCCCCGCAAGCCCGGGAACTGCTGGCGCAACTACACGACATACGAGAGCCTGCTTCCGTCAGTTGGTGGCCGCCTGCACCAGGATGGTGGCTGCTCGCGGCACTGATCTCGGCTTGTCTGGTGGGCGTTTGTTTGGGAATCGTGCGCCGACGCATAAAAGCCCGCCGCAATCGCTATCGGGTCGAAGCTGTGGCCCTTTTGAGAGCGGTCGACACCAGCCAGTCCACAGCCAGTGCCGAGATGAACGAAATTCTAAAGCGGGTCGCCGTGACCAGCTTTGGCCGTATGCAGTGCGCCAATCTCACCGGCCCTCAGTGGTTGACATTTCTGCAAAATACCGCCCCATTGCCATGCCCTTCCGATGCAAGGCAGGTTCTGCTAGAACAGTTGTATCGCGGTACCGACGACCCGGAAAAAAACAACGTGTTGCGAGAATACGCTATTGGCTGGGTGGAACAACACGGCCACCCTGCGCAAGGAATGTCTTCTGCCGAGCCAAACCGGGAGACCGGCCGTGTTTGA
- a CDS encoding vWA domain-containing protein, whose product MFEFAWLWVFFLTPLPLLLRWLLPRAKPLNSALKVPFYAALSHRDSGGQSNLFNLLLLSLLWLLLICAAARPRWYGEPITQAGSARDLLVAVDISGSMETPDMLIGGRPAMRIDAVKQVVGDFVERRKGDRLGLVLFGTRAYLQAPLTYDRETVGTLLREAQIGFAGQGTAIGDAIGLSVKRLTQRPAEQRVLILLTDGANTAGEVSPLKAAQLAQQAGITVYTIGVGADEMVQPGLLGSRFGSRRINPSRDLDSKTLQAIAEETGGRYFRAHNPRELAEIYAELDALEPVEQEAESYRPLKSLFFWPLGTALLLSGIWALTPLAASLSHAGGRLNRTAVRGGRAQ is encoded by the coding sequence GTGTTTGAATTTGCCTGGCTCTGGGTTTTTTTTCTCACCCCGCTGCCACTTTTGCTGCGCTGGTTGTTGCCCCGCGCCAAACCCTTAAACAGCGCACTCAAAGTCCCTTTTTATGCGGCCTTGTCACACCGCGACAGCGGAGGTCAAAGTAATCTGTTCAACCTGCTGCTACTCAGCCTCCTCTGGCTGTTGCTGATCTGCGCCGCCGCCCGCCCGCGCTGGTACGGCGAGCCCATTACCCAGGCTGGCAGCGCCCGTGACCTACTGGTGGCCGTAGACATTTCCGGCAGTATGGAAACTCCAGATATGCTGATTGGGGGCCGTCCAGCCATGCGTATCGATGCCGTCAAGCAGGTCGTCGGGGATTTTGTCGAGCGCCGCAAAGGCGATCGGCTGGGGCTGGTACTGTTCGGCACCCGCGCTTATCTTCAGGCACCGCTCACCTATGACCGGGAAACCGTCGGTACATTATTGCGCGAGGCACAGATTGGGTTTGCCGGTCAGGGCACCGCTATCGGCGACGCCATTGGCCTGTCCGTGAAGCGGCTCACCCAGCGCCCCGCCGAACAGCGGGTTCTTATCCTGCTGACCGATGGTGCCAATACCGCTGGGGAGGTCTCTCCACTCAAAGCGGCACAACTGGCACAACAGGCCGGAATTACTGTCTATACCATCGGTGTGGGCGCTGATGAAATGGTGCAGCCAGGGCTTTTGGGCAGTCGCTTTGGCAGCCGCAGGATCAATCCCTCCAGGGACCTGGACAGCAAGACACTGCAAGCCATCGCGGAAGAAACCGGCGGGCGCTACTTCCGCGCCCACAACCCCCGGGAACTGGCAGAGATTTACGCCGAACTGGATGCCCTTGAGCCGGTAGAACAGGAAGCGGAAAGTTATCGACCGCTGAAATCCCTCTTTTTCTGGCCACTGGGCACCGCTCTGTTACTGTCGGGTATCTGGGCCCTGACGCCACTTGCTGCCTCTTTGAGCCACGCGGGAGGCCGTCTTAACCGCACGGCTGTCCGCGGAGGCCGGGCACAATGA
- a CDS encoding DUF58 domain-containing protein yields MQAAAPQLDSELRGAYPQVGPLVQLRYAARQLQLFQPRLARSDQAGNLLTRYRGRGMNFEEVRGYQAGDDVRSIDWRVTARTGKTHTKLYQEERERPVVILLDLRSPMFFGSHRAFKSVAASGIAAALGWAGLLHSDRIGALLFSDREIDTVRPRRSHHAVLAMIHSMVARAGELSSPIAENGSHSLKTLLEEARRIARPGSALFLISDCHDLNEPCSQPLYLLSRQADLQVIRVTDPLEQKLPAHSMTITDGLQRTFLNAVNRSQRDAFAKKQARLRIEVEQLCRRHRLPLLDFDNTKPLVPELMSFYGSHQKNNCYRNRKRGQP; encoded by the coding sequence ATGCAAGCTGCAGCCCCCCAGTTAGATTCGGAATTGCGCGGCGCCTATCCACAAGTGGGCCCGCTGGTACAATTGCGCTATGCAGCGCGCCAGCTGCAATTGTTTCAACCGCGCCTGGCGCGCAGCGACCAGGCCGGCAATCTGCTCACCCGCTATCGCGGCCGCGGCATGAACTTTGAGGAGGTCAGGGGCTATCAGGCTGGTGACGATGTCCGCTCTATTGATTGGCGCGTTACAGCACGTACTGGCAAAACCCATACCAAACTCTACCAGGAGGAGCGGGAAAGGCCGGTGGTTATCCTGCTGGATCTGCGCTCACCGATGTTCTTTGGCAGCCATCGCGCTTTTAAATCTGTAGCCGCCAGCGGCATTGCCGCAGCACTCGGCTGGGCCGGACTGCTGCACAGCGATCGTATTGGCGCCCTGCTTTTTTCAGACCGGGAGATTGATACTGTTCGTCCGCGGCGCAGTCACCACGCCGTACTGGCAATGATTCACAGTATGGTGGCCAGGGCGGGCGAACTCAGCAGCCCGATAGCGGAAAATGGCAGTCATTCCCTGAAGACCCTGTTGGAAGAGGCCCGCCGCATCGCCCGCCCTGGCAGTGCCCTTTTCCTGATCAGCGACTGTCACGACCTCAATGAACCCTGTTCGCAACCCCTATACCTGCTATCCCGACAAGCGGACCTGCAGGTAATCCGGGTAACCGATCCTCTGGAGCAAAAACTTCCGGCACACTCGATGACGATCACAGACGGCCTCCAGCGCACTTTTCTGAATGCCGTTAACCGCTCCCAGCGGGACGCTTTTGCAAAAAAACAGGCCCGCCTTCGTATCGAAGTGGAGCAGCTCTGCCGCCGCCACCGGCTGCCGTTACTGGACTTTGACAACACCAAACCCCTGGTGCCGGAGCTGATGTCCTTCTATGGGTCACACCAGAAAAACAACTGCTACAGAAACAGAAAAAGGGGGCAACCGTGA